The window CGGAAGGACCTGAAGGACTACAGACTGACCCGTCGGGTTCGCAGCACTCGCAGTTGATAGAGCTATGCGGCGGTGTAAACATTGCGGACTGCAAGAAAACTCCTGTCTACGGCAGGACCGAAGTCTCACTGGAGCAGGTCATAAGCTGGAACCCCGACATTATCCTTGCAGGAAGTTCTGATTTCTACAACTCCGTGTACAACGACTCAAGGTGGAAGGACATAACGGCAGTCAAAAACAAACAGGTATATCTCATCCCGACAGACGTCCCGTTCTGCTGGTTCGACAGGCCGCCGGCAGGTAACAGGATAATAGGAATTGCATGGACGGCAAAAGTTCTCCACCCTGACCTATTCGAAGACTTCGACATGAAAGAGCTGACGCAGTACTTCTACACAAACTTCATCCACCAGTCTCTTACCGACGAACAGATGGACGAACTTGACCTGCAATAAAAAAGTCTTGCAAAAAGAAAATACCTGACCAAGACAGGGATAACAGTCCCTCTCTAAAATTTCAGATAAAGCAGGAGGTTAGAGGTTAATCCCTGCCTTAAAATTAAACTCATTTTTCGAGATATCTCTTCCGTAATTTCAGTGGTAATCAAAACCCTCTGCCTCAGAACTTGCCTGAAAAATACAAAATTCTGAATGAATGCAGGATTTCTTTAAAAATTTTTCTTTTACCATGACATTTATCCCCCGGATTCATAAAGCTCATAATACAACCCGGACTTCTGCATCAGGTCGTCGTGACTGCCGCTTTCGACAATCCTGCCCCTGCTCATGACATAAATGGTATCGGCCTTTTTTATCGTCGACAGCCTGTGGGCTATTATAAACGTGGTGATATTCTCAGAAACGCGGTTTATGGAGTCCTGGACAACCGCCTCCGACTCGTTGTCAAGGTTGCTTGTGGCCTCGTCAAGAACAAGTATCTCGGGATTTCTCACAAGTGCCCGTGCTATTGCAACCCTCTGTTTTTCACCGCCGGAAAGCCTGATTCCCTGGTCACCTACAATACTGTCATAACCGTCGGGAAGAGTCTGTATGAAGTCATGGATGTTCGCCTTTTTTGCCGCATCAACAACCTCCTCATCCGTGTATTCTCCTCCGAAAGATATGTTCTCCCGTATGGTGCTGTTGTAGATGAAAGTGTCCTGGCTTACATAGCCCACCCTTGATAAAAAAGTCTCCTTTTGGTATTCCTTCAGGTCATACCCGTTTATAAGAATTCTGCCGCCTTTAGTGTCGTAATACCTGAGAAGAAGCGAGACCAGAGTGGATTTCCCGGAACCCGAATGACCTACAAGTGCCGTTACCCGGTTCATTTTTATCCTGATGTTTATCCCTTCGATGAGTTTTTGCACCGGATAATACGAGAAAAACACATTGTCAAAGACTATATCGTCGTTTAAAACCTCAAAATTCTTTTTTCCGTCCTTTATTTTGTGATAATTTGAATCGTTTAAAAACTCGTAAACCGATTCAAGGTTCGGCCAGCTGTCCATTATATTCATGTACTGGTTGCTTAAAGTGGCCATCCTCGGGATTACCTTGAGTGCGGAGAACACAAAAGTCCCCATTAAAGGTATAACATACAAAAAATTCTCCCTGTACATATAGTAAAGTGCAATAACCATGACTGCAAGGCCGATAAAGAACAGGAACTGAAGTGTTGCCGCCGGAAGCTGCCTGAAAAAACCCATTCTTATGTATTTGTCCCAGAACTTCCGGAGAGCGGTATCATATTTCTTCTCCCAGAACTTATCCCCGCAGACCGAACGAATCTGCCTTAAACCCTGGATATAGCTGCTTATGACCTCGTTTTCGGACTGCATCGAATGCATCTGGAGAAACCCGAGCCTTACGGCGAATTTGTTGCCGATAAACCTTACAAAAAGGATGAAACCGATGCTTCCCGCAATAAGGAATATGACGGCGTTTACAGATATGAAAAAAAGTGTTAAAAGAATCGTGAACACTATGATTGAGTCCGAAAACATCGACGTTGCGGTCTCAAGGAATCTTCGTAT of the Methanomicrobium sp. W14 genome contains:
- a CDS encoding ABC transporter ATP-binding protein encodes the protein MKEESVSSGLMTKKGIAGFFKRKMESLKQASGLFMFYSDGYRGYMVLLLFLSVVIGLLETFQIVLLYPIMNATIDFQGGEIALFEPLYNFIRNLANFPDIVIFTLLFMVLVTVTFALSLVYRYLSLYVTKKIITTTKRTIFEKLVKNDYQYYVDNKRGDIIYSVVTAPSQIRRFLETATSMFSDSIIVFTILLTLFFISVNAVIFLIAGSIGFILFVRFIGNKFAVRLGFLQMHSMQSENEVISSYIQGLRQIRSVCGDKFWEKKYDTALRKFWDKYIRMGFFRQLPAATLQFLFFIGLAVMVIALYYMYRENFLYVIPLMGTFVFSALKVIPRMATLSNQYMNIMDSWPNLESVYEFLNDSNYHKIKDGKKNFEVLNDDIVFDNVFFSYYPVQKLIEGINIRIKMNRVTALVGHSGSGKSTLVSLLLRYYDTKGGRILINGYDLKEYQKETFLSRVGYVSQDTFIYNSTIRENISFGGEYTDEEVVDAAKKANIHDFIQTLPDGYDSIVGDQGIRLSGGEKQRVAIARALVRNPEILVLDEATSNLDNESEAVVQDSINRVSENITTFIIAHRLSTIKKADTIYVMSRGRIVESGSHDDLMQKSGLYYELYESGG